A genomic window from Elaeis guineensis isolate ETL-2024a chromosome 3, EG11, whole genome shotgun sequence includes:
- the LOC140856224 gene encoding uncharacterized protein — translation MAVRLSEFDIQYRSRPALKAQVLADFVIECPTTDRPSEEESPMEVGTSDCDPILAWVLHINGASNLEGAGPVSCSQLRRSGYRARPLIRLQGSNNQAEYEALVVGLRLALELGVDRLKVFSDSQLIVGQIKGEFEMRDPTMAKYHQKGEAKRFRPGDLVLRKAEVSKPLDRGKLSRTGRDPTR, via the exons ATGGCTGTGAGACTGAGCGAATTCGACATCCAATACCGATCGCGGCCTGCTCTCAAAGCCCAGGTTCTGGCCGACTTCGTCATCGAATGCCCGACAACTGACCGACCGTCGGAGGAGGAGAGCCCCATGGAGGTTGGGACCTCCGACTGTGACCCCATTTtggcctgggtgttgcacatcaacGGAGCTTCCAAcctcgagggagcggggccggttTCCTGCTCACAACTCAGAAGGAGTGGTTACCGAGCACGCCCtctgattcgacttcaaggctccaacaatcaggccgagtaTGAGGCGCTCGTCGTGGGCTTGAGATTGGCACTGGAGCTCGGGGTCGAccgactcaaagtcttctccgactctcaactgatcgttgGACAAATCAAAGGCGAGTTTGAAATGCGGGATCCGACTATGGCCAAATACcaccaaaaa GGTGAAGCGAAGCGCTTCCGACCTGGAGACCTGGTCttgagaaaggcagaggtctcgaaacCCCTGGATCGGGGAAAGTTgtcccgaactgggagggaccctacaaggtag